From the genome of Nitrospirota bacterium, one region includes:
- a CDS encoding response regulator → MPAQILVVDQNPIIQTTIENTLIAQNFEVTCVRDALSGLDLAYKIKPDLIIADMRMEGLMIYSFCARIRQKTFLSHIPIFLLVQQNDGYDEAKLRQSGVVGFLKKPFDEKELKESLKPYLARFSDNFSDTVLSPPLESPVRSEMIEKPEEAFNLDQTVFEKTVMDSGKAKTERASVEETVNIEDLLGWSADEVSPFSEVISSPAPEETEGTGLTKLMEESAPSDTTVNPFSADTQLDTLQETSGITTDFEATTTNFETSAFIEEPVKNFEEVSPISIPSGGKEADMTKITQEIIEKVAWEVVPHLTEQALKKEAIAAMVEKVIWEVVPFIAEKSVKEAIKKITEELE, encoded by the coding sequence ATGCCAGCTCAAATTTTGGTCGTCGATCAAAACCCTATCATCCAAACAACGATTGAAAATACACTCATCGCCCAAAATTTTGAAGTGACCTGTGTCAGAGACGCGCTTTCCGGGCTGGATCTCGCCTATAAAATAAAACCTGATTTGATTATCGCGGATATGCGAATGGAAGGGTTGATGATATACAGCTTTTGCGCCAGAATCAGGCAGAAGACTTTCCTGTCTCATATTCCAATATTCTTGTTAGTCCAGCAAAACGACGGTTACGACGAAGCAAAACTTCGGCAATCCGGCGTTGTCGGCTTCCTTAAAAAGCCTTTCGATGAAAAAGAACTCAAAGAATCCTTAAAACCCTATCTCGCGAGATTTTCAGATAATTTTTCTGACACCGTTTTATCTCCCCCCCTGGAGAGTCCCGTCAGATCCGAAATGATCGAAAAACCTGAGGAAGCCTTTAATCTCGATCAAACCGTATTTGAAAAGACGGTTATGGACTCTGGTAAAGCAAAAACCGAACGGGCTTCTGTAGAAGAAACAGTCAATATCGAGGATCTTTTGGGATGGTCGGCTGATGAGGTTTCTCCGTTTTCCGAGGTCATTTCCTCTCCTGCTCCCGAAGAAACCGAAGGGACAGGTTTGACCAAACTTATGGAAGAATCCGCTCCTTCCGATACCACCGTGAATCCATTTTCTGCCGATACCCAATTGGACACTTTGCAGGAAACCTCGGGGATAACAACCGACTTCGAAGCAACGACAACAAATTTTGAGACGTCTGCCTTTATCGAGGAACCCGTTAAAAATTTTGAAGAAGTCTCCCCGATTTCCATCCCTTCCGGGGGAAAAGAGGCGGACATGACGAAAATAACCCAGGAGATTATCGAAAAAGTCGCCTGGGAAGTGGTCCCGCATCTAACGGAACAGGCCTTAAAAAAGGAAGCCATTGCCGCGATGGTCGAAAAAGTGATCTGGGAGGTCGTCCCTTTCATTGCGGAAAAGTCGGTTAAAGAAGCCATCAAAAAAATCACGGAAGAACTTGAGTAA